Proteins co-encoded in one Coraliomargarita parva genomic window:
- a CDS encoding RidA family protein — MSAEAKLKELAIELPTPPSPGGNYLSHRRMGNVLTLAGIISFSSTGEQWTGQVGDERSLDDGYAAAKVCALNVLATIRDITGSLDAVKQFLYVGGYVNAIPNYGQSPSVINGASDLFEAVFGEPGKHARAAVSVAGLPKNATVEIQVNVELKDGA; from the coding sequence ATGAGCGCCGAAGCCAAACTCAAGGAACTCGCCATCGAGCTGCCCACGCCCCCGAGCCCGGGCGGCAACTACCTCAGCCACCGACGGATGGGCAACGTGCTCACCCTCGCCGGTATCATCAGCTTCAGCAGCACCGGCGAGCAATGGACCGGGCAAGTCGGCGACGAGCGCAGCCTCGACGACGGCTACGCCGCCGCCAAAGTCTGCGCGCTCAACGTGCTGGCCACCATCCGTGACATCACCGGCAGCCTCGATGCGGTCAAACAATTCCTCTACGTCGGCGGCTATGTGAACGCCATTCCCAACTACGGACAAAGCCCCTCCGTCATCAACGGCGCCTCCGACCTCTTCGAAGCCGTCTTCGGCGAACCCGGCAAACACGCCCGCGCCGCCGTCTCCGTCGCCGGCCTCCCGAAAAACGCCACCGTCGAAATCCAGGTCAATGTGGAGCTGAAGGACGGGGCATGA
- a CDS encoding DUF6364 family protein has protein sequence MQTKLTLRMDDTVIRKAKKLAHKRGTSVSRIFSDFITEAEDDPELDELGAITASMVGVLGDVDLEDEREDYRKHLEDKYL, from the coding sequence ATGCAAACGAAGCTGACATTGCGCATGGACGATACCGTGATCCGTAAGGCCAAAAAGCTTGCGCACAAGCGGGGCACCTCGGTTTCGCGGATCTTCAGTGACTTCATTACGGAGGCAGAAGATGATCCGGAGCTGGACGAGCTCGGAGCAATTACCGCTTCCATGGTCGGCGTGCTGGGCGATGTTGATCTTGAGGATGAGCGCGAAGACTATCGCAAGCATCTGGAGGATAAATATCTGTGA
- a CDS encoding aldo/keto reductase, whose product MQYTNLGHTDIKTSTLVLGTWVIGGSDWGGSDESESIEAIHASIDQGINFIDTAPIYGTGESERVVGKAIAGKRDQLVIASKVGLRWDHEEGEFNFEAEDGTKIYKNLKADSIRHEVEQSLKRLGTDYIDLLQTHWPDATTGIDETMETLLALKKEGKVRAIGACNLTTDLLQQYLDAGPLDTIQEKYSMVDRELEADLFPMANAQGMSILAYSPLGMGLLTGKVGPERKFGADDIRSWSPRFTVECRQQVAALLEQFEPIRAKYEVSLAQLVIAWTVHQPVISHVLCGARNLKQAEENAIGGNLEISTEDVSAMTAILEAANLQLPHPFKGD is encoded by the coding sequence ATGCAATATACAAATCTAGGACACACGGACATCAAAACCTCAACCCTCGTGCTCGGCACTTGGGTGATCGGCGGATCCGACTGGGGCGGCAGTGATGAATCCGAATCGATCGAGGCCATCCATGCCTCCATCGACCAAGGCATCAACTTTATCGACACCGCACCGATCTACGGGACCGGCGAATCGGAACGCGTGGTTGGCAAGGCCATCGCCGGCAAGCGGGACCAGCTGGTCATCGCCAGCAAAGTCGGGCTACGCTGGGACCACGAGGAAGGCGAATTCAATTTCGAGGCCGAAGACGGCACTAAGATCTACAAGAACTTAAAGGCAGACAGCATCCGTCATGAAGTCGAGCAGTCACTGAAACGCCTCGGCACGGACTACATCGATTTACTGCAGACCCACTGGCCGGATGCCACCACCGGAATCGATGAGACCATGGAAACCCTGCTCGCGCTCAAGAAGGAAGGCAAGGTCCGGGCTATCGGCGCCTGCAACCTGACGACCGATCTGCTGCAACAGTATCTGGATGCCGGCCCCTTGGACACGATCCAGGAAAAATACAGCATGGTGGACCGGGAACTGGAAGCCGACCTCTTCCCCATGGCCAATGCCCAGGGCATGTCTATCCTCGCCTATTCCCCGCTCGGCATGGGACTCCTCACCGGCAAAGTCGGACCCGAGCGCAAGTTCGGCGCAGATGACATACGCTCATGGAGTCCACGGTTTACCGTCGAGTGCCGCCAACAGGTCGCCGCGCTGCTGGAACAGTTCGAACCGATCCGCGCGAAATACGAGGTGAGCCTGGCGCAGCTGGTCATTGCATGGACCGTACACCAACCCGTCATCAGTCATGTACTCTGCGGGGCCCGCAATTTGAAACAGGCCGAGGAAAATGCGATCGGAGGCAATCTTGAGATCAGTACCGAGGATGTGTCCGCGATGACCGCCATCCTTGAAGCCGCCAATCTTCAGCTGCCCCACCCCTTCAAAGGCGACTAG
- a CDS encoding O-acetylhomoserine aminocarboxypropyltransferase/cysteine synthase family protein, with the protein MIEKKTPGMGTLALHAGHVPDSETGSRAVPIYQTTSYMFRDSEHAAKLFAIEELGNIYTRLMNPTTDVLEKRVAALESGVAGLAHSSGQAAITNAILNIAGAGDNIVSAAQLYGGTYTLFKYTFKKLGIEVRFADAEDPSSFEPLIDDKTKAIYGDTVGNPKLNIFPFEEVAALCEKYKVPMIIDNTAASPAVCRPLELGAHIVVNSLTKYLGGHGTSIGGIVVDGGNFDWGCGRFPEFTNPDPSYHGMVFWDAFQAFPPAGGANIAYIMKMRLQWLRDTGNCPSPFNSFLQIQGIETLHLRMERHCSNAQKVAEFLKGHPDVSWVNYPGLPDSPHHAAAGKYFEKGMCGGLLGFGLKGGKAAGAKFIDSLKVFSHVANIGDAKSLAIHPATTTHQQLTEEQQISTGVTPDFVRLSVGIEDIEDLLADLDQALKA; encoded by the coding sequence ATGATTGAAAAGAAAACACCCGGAATGGGCACTCTGGCCCTCCACGCAGGACACGTCCCTGACTCCGAAACCGGCTCCCGAGCCGTCCCGATTTACCAGACTACCAGCTACATGTTCCGCGACTCCGAACATGCGGCCAAGCTCTTTGCCATCGAAGAGCTTGGCAATATCTACACCCGCCTGATGAACCCCACCACCGATGTGCTGGAAAAGCGGGTCGCCGCACTCGAAAGCGGGGTCGCCGGTCTGGCCCACTCCAGCGGACAGGCCGCCATTACCAACGCCATCCTCAACATCGCCGGTGCCGGCGACAATATCGTCTCCGCCGCCCAGCTCTACGGCGGCACCTATACGCTCTTCAAATACACCTTCAAGAAGCTCGGCATCGAGGTGCGCTTCGCCGATGCGGAAGACCCTTCCAGCTTCGAGCCGCTGATCGACGACAAGACCAAGGCCATCTACGGCGACACCGTCGGCAACCCGAAGCTCAATATCTTCCCCTTCGAGGAAGTCGCAGCGCTCTGCGAGAAGTACAAGGTACCGATGATCATCGACAACACCGCCGCTTCGCCCGCCGTCTGCCGCCCGCTTGAGCTTGGCGCCCACATCGTGGTCAACAGCCTGACCAAGTATCTCGGCGGCCACGGCACCAGCATCGGCGGCATCGTGGTCGACGGCGGCAATTTCGACTGGGGCTGCGGACGCTTTCCGGAGTTCACCAATCCGGACCCGAGCTACCACGGCATGGTCTTCTGGGATGCCTTCCAGGCATTCCCGCCCGCCGGTGGTGCCAACATCGCCTACATCATGAAGATGCGCCTGCAGTGGCTGCGTGACACCGGTAACTGCCCCTCCCCCTTCAATTCCTTCCTCCAGATCCAGGGCATCGAAACCCTGCACCTGCGCATGGAGCGCCACTGCTCGAATGCACAAAAGGTCGCCGAATTCCTCAAAGGCCATCCGGACGTCAGCTGGGTCAACTATCCCGGCCTGCCCGATAGCCCGCACCACGCCGCCGCCGGGAAATACTTCGAAAAGGGCATGTGTGGCGGCCTCCTCGGCTTCGGCCTCAAGGGCGGCAAGGCCGCCGGTGCCAAGTTCATCGACAGCCTCAAGGTCTTCAGCCACGTCGCCAATATCGGCGATGCCAAGTCGCTGGCCATCCACCCGGCCACCACGACCCACCAACAGCTCACCGAGGAACAGCAGATCTCCACCGGTGTCACCCCGGACTTCGTCCGCCTCTCCGTCGGCATCGAAGACATCGAAGACCTCCTCGCCGACCTCGACCAGGCCCTCAAAGCCTAG
- a CDS encoding cytochrome P450, with product MINATLETEGTAEVVIKPASEIPFFAPPGSSDGSSDAAFFKDPTHVFMEGYRKYGPVFRVKLFGREQIAMGGLDANKFTWTNHELWNYYKTNRHFREQFSDRYLNQLEGKEYTAKRRRMLPGFRPSVIMPHTGKMSEAIFKEIDSLPDGVTNLRIFCMQTIIAMMARVLIQKDLPDGMSETMAISNKEMLKSASLGWKRWLWYWYPPKRMRRRKVFKYLASILDEREGNKGPEKEDILSAVLQARDPDGPPIPRYEMIHDLSQLFMAGSTTSSMIVAWSLIHTYMDESWLKELREELEPWDPYNFNTIEPYPKLRATTLEIERLRPGVPVFNRMTAKSFTYGGYEIPGDADVLHLHTLTHFLEDIYTEPDRFNPSRYIEDPDLPARDVHGTFGGGKHKCMGSPLARIQPPLFTADVVKYYDIEFITKPSMKAKYDAAVAPAEEPLLVRFHKRKELPERPE from the coding sequence ATGATTAACGCAACACTAGAGACAGAAGGCACGGCCGAGGTCGTGATTAAACCCGCCAGCGAGATCCCCTTCTTTGCTCCCCCGGGCTCTTCGGACGGATCGAGCGACGCGGCTTTCTTCAAGGATCCGACCCATGTGTTCATGGAAGGCTACCGCAAATACGGACCCGTCTTCCGGGTTAAACTCTTCGGCCGCGAACAGATCGCGATGGGTGGTTTGGATGCCAACAAGTTTACCTGGACCAACCACGAACTCTGGAACTACTACAAGACAAACCGTCACTTTAGAGAACAGTTTAGTGACCGTTATCTAAATCAGCTCGAGGGCAAGGAATACACTGCCAAACGTCGCCGTATGCTGCCGGGTTTTCGTCCCAGCGTGATCATGCCTCACACAGGCAAGATGAGTGAGGCGATCTTTAAGGAAATCGACAGTCTTCCGGATGGCGTGACTAATCTCCGTATCTTCTGCATGCAGACGATTATCGCCATGATGGCGCGCGTTTTGATTCAGAAGGATTTGCCGGATGGTATGTCGGAAACCATGGCTATCAGTAATAAAGAGATGCTCAAGTCCGCCAGTCTCGGCTGGAAACGATGGCTCTGGTATTGGTACCCGCCGAAGCGTATGCGCCGCCGTAAGGTTTTTAAATACCTCGCCTCGATTCTCGATGAGCGTGAGGGCAACAAAGGTCCGGAAAAAGAGGATATCCTCTCCGCCGTTCTGCAGGCACGCGATCCGGATGGACCGCCCATTCCGCGCTATGAAATGATCCACGACTTATCGCAGCTCTTCATGGCCGGTTCGACCACTTCGTCCATGATCGTGGCCTGGTCGCTCATTCATACCTACATGGACGAGTCCTGGCTCAAGGAGCTGCGTGAGGAACTCGAGCCATGGGATCCCTACAACTTCAATACGATCGAGCCTTACCCGAAGCTGCGCGCCACCACTTTGGAAATCGAGCGCTTGCGTCCGGGCGTGCCGGTCTTCAACCGGATGACCGCCAAAAGCTTCACCTACGGCGGTTACGAGATTCCGGGTGATGCGGACGTCCTGCACCTCCACACGCTGACCCACTTCCTCGAAGACATCTACACGGAGCCGGACCGCTTCAACCCGAGCCGCTACATCGAGGACCCCGATCTGCCCGCGCGCGATGTCCACGGCACCTTCGGCGGCGGCAAACACAAGTGTATGGGCAGCCCGCTCGCTCGCATCCAGCCGCCGCTCTTCACTGCCGACGTGGTCAAATACTACGACATCGAGTTCATCACCAAACCCTCGATGAAGGCCAAGTACGACGCCGCCGTCGCTCCCGCCGAAGAACCGCTGCTCGTGCGCTTCCACAAGCGAAAAGAGCTGCCGGAACGACCGGAGTAG
- a CDS encoding type IV pilus assembly protein FimV, whose amino-acid sequence MHNPSSRHGQLVAWSERFKQPPRKPGFFIYFCLILGTLIAFAPMLGSDLLWTPYDSVERSPYQSMESWTEVLSGDSLRSQDPLSLLSNFAEAALPLPTPALHRSINILLHLGAVLILLQLLTLLRAPGRVLASTAFAFHPAVVQTLFWPGYRTEILALVLILSCLFFGLRNRSSKDYIAALLLAVLASLLHPAALCLPVLLGLGILYQVRHPHMSDFNRVLPFLGLATFIGVWTLGGSTGTAAAPLPEGLSQLNLAGENMFFFIRQSFMPLILGLFHPYTEGSQYQVGAQMSLLPFCIFIPLYIVIGMNFRKLWSRSLLFGLTAFLLLSIYGATQAGYYLDGSLAHEEHSLYIVLPIALSLLICHLAGFVRFIAQPLKPLWAVGISIALICLFVLTASYSYAIGDQVRMWQSIELLWPESWIPKAALIDFESERGTELYTADERMVRLEEILEARPEQHERRLMLARIYAEKGQDTNANREYKRLLREAEPDNALLEEAATFFDSVGLTWDANNARARIQPQP is encoded by the coding sequence ATGCACAATCCATCCTCCCGTCATGGCCAGCTCGTAGCCTGGTCGGAGCGCTTCAAGCAGCCGCCCCGAAAGCCTGGATTCTTTATTTATTTCTGCCTCATCCTCGGCACCCTGATTGCCTTTGCCCCGATGCTCGGCTCGGATTTGCTCTGGACCCCCTACGACAGTGTGGAACGCAGTCCCTACCAATCCATGGAAAGCTGGACCGAGGTCCTCTCCGGCGACAGCCTGCGCAGCCAGGACCCGCTGAGCTTGCTATCCAATTTCGCGGAAGCGGCCCTCCCGCTGCCCACCCCGGCACTCCACCGCAGCATTAACATCCTCCTGCACCTGGGCGCCGTACTCATCCTCCTGCAACTGCTCACCCTACTGCGGGCCCCCGGCCGCGTCCTCGCTTCCACCGCATTTGCCTTCCACCCCGCCGTGGTCCAAACCTTGTTCTGGCCAGGCTACCGCACGGAGATCCTCGCCCTGGTCCTCATCCTGTCCTGCCTCTTCTTCGGGCTCCGGAACCGCAGCAGCAAGGACTACATCGCCGCACTGCTCCTGGCCGTCCTCGCCTCACTGCTCCACCCGGCCGCCTTGTGCCTGCCCGTCCTGCTCGGATTGGGCATCCTCTACCAGGTCCGCCATCCCCACATGTCGGACTTCAACCGGGTGCTGCCCTTCCTCGGCCTCGCCACCTTCATCGGCGTCTGGACCCTCGGTGGGAGCACCGGCACCGCGGCCGCCCCTCTCCCGGAAGGCCTCTCGCAACTCAACCTGGCCGGCGAGAACATGTTCTTTTTCATCCGCCAGAGCTTCATGCCGCTTATCCTCGGACTGTTCCACCCCTACACCGAAGGCTCGCAGTATCAGGTCGGTGCCCAAATGAGCCTGCTCCCCTTCTGCATCTTTATCCCCCTCTACATCGTCATTGGCATGAATTTCAGGAAGCTGTGGAGCCGCTCGCTGCTCTTCGGCCTGACGGCCTTCCTCCTGCTCTCGATCTATGGCGCCACCCAGGCCGGCTACTACCTCGACGGCAGCCTGGCCCACGAAGAACACAGCCTCTACATCGTGCTCCCGATCGCCCTTTCGCTGCTGATCTGCCACCTCGCCGGTTTTGTCCGCTTCATTGCCCAGCCGCTCAAACCGCTCTGGGCCGTCGGCATCTCAATCGCCCTGATCTGCCTCTTTGTCCTCACCGCCTCCTATTCCTATGCCATCGGCGACCAAGTCCGCATGTGGCAATCCATCGAGCTGCTCTGGCCGGAGTCCTGGATCCCCAAAGCGGCCCTGATCGATTTCGAGTCCGAACGCGGGACCGAGCTCTACACGGCCGATGAACGCATGGTCCGGCTCGAAGAAATCCTGGAGGCCCGACCGGAACAACATGAGCGCCGCCTCATGCTCGCCCGCATCTATGCGGAGAAGGGGCAGGACACGAATGCCAACCGTGAATACAAGCGCCTCCTCCGCGAAGCCGAGCCCGACAACGCCCTGCTCGAGGAAGCGGCCACCTTCTTCGACAGCGTCGGATTGACCTGGGATGCCAACAACGCGCGTGCACGCATCCAGCCGCAACCCTAA
- a CDS encoding DUF1152 domain-containing protein has product MTQTLKPSLLEVALKSKRGLILGLGGGGDVIQGIPVARLFQQLGFDEVYIGGVSCQWWMPDGKPQSDVFGTSILGPTIYDIHQLSDSELLAPEIRSVNSKSAIGTCQPAEAVLAESLPGTPFVASLRQGTAGLAASLKEFVEAKGIDIVVGVDIGSDSFHRGDEVQLAHTSLVDFMSIGALLDLPCPIFYGVSGYGCDGEMQLPELDERVGIVMKAGGYLGAHGLTQGDVASMLEACEAYPDPVEPLAPLAATGELGLRRVNTHGPWGTPVHVSPLAAVMMFFDPAIMAAEVSKGILALKNTTSLAEAERIFYEDLGELPESRLLPTVRYFKEPGE; this is encoded by the coding sequence ATGACACAGACATTGAAACCCTCCCTCCTGGAGGTTGCGCTCAAAAGCAAGCGAGGCCTGATACTCGGCCTTGGCGGCGGCGGAGACGTCATCCAAGGCATCCCGGTGGCGCGCCTCTTCCAGCAACTCGGCTTCGACGAAGTCTATATCGGCGGCGTGAGCTGCCAGTGGTGGATGCCGGACGGCAAGCCGCAATCGGACGTCTTCGGCACCTCTATCCTAGGCCCCACCATCTACGACATCCACCAGCTTTCAGACAGCGAGTTGCTGGCCCCGGAGATCCGCAGCGTGAACAGCAAGTCTGCCATCGGGACATGTCAGCCCGCGGAAGCGGTCCTCGCTGAAAGCCTGCCCGGCACCCCGTTCGTAGCCAGCCTGCGTCAAGGCACGGCCGGCTTGGCCGCCAGCCTCAAGGAATTTGTGGAGGCCAAAGGCATCGACATCGTTGTCGGCGTCGACATCGGATCCGACTCCTTCCACCGCGGCGACGAGGTGCAGCTGGCCCACACCTCACTGGTCGACTTCATGTCGATCGGTGCCCTCCTCGATCTGCCCTGCCCGATCTTTTACGGGGTCTCCGGCTATGGCTGCGACGGTGAAATGCAACTGCCCGAGCTGGATGAGCGGGTCGGCATCGTCATGAAAGCCGGCGGCTATCTGGGCGCCCACGGACTGACCCAGGGGGATGTGGCATCCATGCTCGAAGCCTGCGAAGCCTACCCGGACCCGGTTGAACCGCTGGCACCGCTGGCCGCGACCGGCGAGCTCGGCCTGCGGCGCGTCAACACCCATGGCCCCTGGGGCACACCCGTACATGTCAGCCCTCTGGCGGCGGTGATGATGTTTTTTGATCCTGCAATTATGGCTGCCGAAGTTTCCAAGGGGATACTGGCCCTGAAAAACACCACGAGCCTCGCGGAAGCCGAAAGGATTTTCTACGAGGATCTGGGCGAATTGCCCGAGTCGAGACTGCTCCCGACGGTTCGCTATTTCAAGGAGCCGGGGGAATAA
- a CDS encoding SDR family oxidoreductase translates to MKNTTNIENKTILVTGANRGIGKTITATLLDRGASRVYAAVRRVDTLKPLLEQYGDRVIPLEVDLQDNASIQAAAKRASDVDIVINNAGVLQTTPLLSEGSIDSLKYEQDINVYGLIRIAIAFAPVLKSNGGGAIVQLNSVASIKSFEELATYSASKAASYSITQALRALLEDQGTQVVSVHPGPIVSDMSITAGMDDIAEPPTVVADAIIEALQSGTFHVYPDAVAKQLGSAYQSYAEAIIEPKLVEA, encoded by the coding sequence ATGAAAAACACCACGAACATAGAGAATAAAACCATCCTCGTGACCGGCGCCAACCGCGGCATCGGCAAGACCATCACGGCTACGCTGCTGGACCGCGGCGCGAGCCGGGTCTATGCCGCCGTGCGCCGGGTCGACACGCTGAAGCCCCTACTCGAGCAATACGGGGACCGAGTGATCCCCTTGGAGGTGGATCTCCAGGACAATGCATCGATCCAAGCCGCTGCCAAGCGGGCAAGCGATGTCGACATCGTGATCAACAACGCCGGTGTGCTGCAAACCACTCCGCTCCTGAGCGAGGGGTCCATAGACTCCCTGAAATATGAACAGGACATCAATGTCTACGGCTTGATCCGCATCGCCATTGCCTTTGCCCCTGTGCTGAAAAGCAATGGCGGCGGCGCCATCGTGCAGCTGAATTCGGTGGCCTCCATCAAATCCTTTGAGGAGCTCGCCACCTACTCGGCCTCCAAAGCGGCATCGTATTCGATCACCCAGGCCCTGCGCGCCCTGCTGGAGGATCAAGGCACCCAAGTCGTCAGCGTCCATCCCGGCCCGATCGTCTCCGACATGAGCATCACCGCCGGAATGGATGACATCGCCGAACCGCCCACCGTCGTCGCCGACGCCATCATCGAAGCGCTCCAATCCGGAACCTTCCACGTTTACCCGGATGCGGTGGCAAAGCAGCTCGGCAGCGCCTACCAAAGCTACGCCGAAGCGATCATCGAACCCAAGCTGGTCGAAGCCTAA
- a CDS encoding DUF3891 family protein, which yields MIRIETENDWLLLTHPDHAALAGEFARHWKNGDFAPPEPFIHILDACTRHDDSWGDRDAKPLLTREMNPSAFSEELVGTYDAFEEIDLDDYLRVRGEATEAAALRDPYAAVLISMHTVNLLTVQADLSTLNAEETVIHSAFIEGQLKRQAELKAQLRALPDIAPLASDEQFEKGFRFLQACDSFSLYAGVAFSKEGKLQHPHPMRDGTITEIKWLPQGDNHYILDPYPLDEPVVEFQIPYRRVAKAATASLETYQAAYAAAPVELVTITVSKK from the coding sequence ATGATACGAATTGAAACCGAAAACGATTGGCTCCTCCTCACCCACCCGGACCACGCCGCGCTCGCCGGCGAGTTTGCCCGGCATTGGAAGAACGGCGACTTTGCCCCGCCCGAGCCCTTTATCCACATTCTCGACGCCTGCACGCGACACGACGACAGCTGGGGCGACCGCGACGCCAAGCCGCTCCTCACCCGCGAGATGAACCCCAGCGCCTTTTCCGAAGAGCTGGTCGGCACCTATGACGCCTTCGAGGAAATCGACCTCGACGACTACCTGCGCGTCCGAGGCGAGGCCACCGAGGCCGCCGCCCTGCGCGATCCCTATGCCGCCGTGCTCATCTCCATGCACACGGTCAACCTGCTCACCGTGCAGGCCGACCTCAGCACGCTCAACGCCGAGGAGACCGTCATCCACAGCGCCTTCATCGAAGGCCAGCTCAAGCGCCAGGCCGAGCTCAAGGCACAGCTCCGCGCCCTGCCCGACATCGCGCCGCTGGCCAGCGACGAGCAATTCGAAAAGGGCTTCCGCTTCCTCCAGGCCTGCGACAGCTTTTCGCTCTACGCAGGGGTCGCCTTCTCAAAGGAAGGCAAGCTCCAGCACCCGCACCCGATGCGCGACGGAACGATCACCGAGATCAAATGGCTGCCGCAGGGCGACAACCATTACATCCTCGATCCCTACCCGCTCGACGAGCCCGTGGTCGAATTCCAGATTCCCTACCGCCGCGTGGCCAAAGCCGCCACCGCCAGCCTCGAGACCTACCAGGCCGCCTACGCCGCCGCGCCGGTCGAGCTGGTCACCATCACTGTATCCAAAAAATAA
- a CDS encoding REP-associated tyrosine transposase, translated as MRRYNHQGTDRLRTGRISIPGARYFITVTTNERRKRLHAPNVRTCIAASLKSLHDSEDIELFCATIMPDHAHLLFALGQNLGLSQVIAKWKQQTKSHLESHNLSWQSNFYDHRLRTNNILEGFARYIYLNPYRKNLVELNQSWPGWICYESYKPEFTLYLKKGIEPPVEWLQTSPLLEKIIQDDLSEQ; from the coding sequence ATGAGAAGATACAACCACCAAGGCACGGACCGGCTAAGGACAGGACGCATCTCGATTCCAGGCGCACGCTACTTCATTACAGTAACAACGAATGAAAGGAGAAAGAGACTTCATGCGCCAAACGTACGCACATGCATAGCTGCATCGCTAAAATCCCTCCATGATTCTGAAGACATTGAGCTATTTTGCGCAACCATCATGCCGGACCATGCACATTTGCTCTTCGCACTCGGGCAGAATTTAGGGCTCTCTCAAGTAATTGCGAAATGGAAACAGCAAACAAAGAGCCATCTAGAATCCCACAACCTGTCATGGCAGAGTAACTTTTACGACCATCGGCTCAGGACAAACAACATTCTCGAAGGTTTTGCACGATACATCTACCTGAACCCATACCGGAAAAATTTAGTCGAATTGAATCAAAGCTGGCCCGGTTGGATCTGCTATGAGAGCTACAAGCCTGAGTTCACTCTGTATCTAAAGAAGGGTATCGAACCACCAGTCGAGTGGCTACAAACATCCCCCCTGCTGGAAAAGATAATTCAAGACGATCTTTCGGAACAATAA
- a CDS encoding PIN domain-containing protein, with translation MRVLIDTNVILDVWLARQPFLLDSARILSAAEKKMIIGIICPTTVTTLHYLVKKHRGEAKARSLLNDLLRICTVGTFRKQEIEEALQSKIKDFEDAVIEAVALKTNVVVIATRNIADFKQSRVPAMEPQLIEW, from the coding sequence GTGAGGGTCCTGATCGATACGAACGTGATTCTTGATGTTTGGCTGGCCCGTCAGCCCTTTCTACTCGATTCCGCGCGTATCCTTTCTGCCGCAGAGAAGAAAATGATAATCGGGATCATTTGCCCGACCACAGTGACGACGCTGCATTACCTCGTTAAAAAGCATCGTGGCGAAGCAAAGGCCCGATCGCTCTTGAATGACCTGCTCCGTATTTGCACAGTCGGTACCTTTCGCAAGCAGGAGATTGAGGAGGCGCTTCAAAGTAAGATCAAAGACTTCGAAGATGCTGTGATCGAGGCGGTTGCGCTGAAAACGAATGTGGTCGTCATCGCGACTAGAAACATCGCTGATTTCAAGCAGTCGCGCGTTCCAGCCATGGAGCCGCAGTTGATCGAGTGGTAG
- a CDS encoding TetR/AcrR family transcriptional regulator, whose amino-acid sequence MKPGPAKQFDQHAALLAAVHVFWNRGYEAASLSELTAAMGIGKKSLYDTYGNKRALFLQSVAYYSDLRLEKISQVLLKDGSPLKNIKAFLDLLKKEHSCEGSKGCLLGTNIADFDTSDAEIAALLRQKLNEFEAVFYQAISNAIEAGEVDAACSAKTAAQMMTCVTQGMALIGRVSHSSDTLEGAKQSMLNFLRPR is encoded by the coding sequence ATGAAACCGGGACCCGCCAAACAATTCGACCAGCATGCCGCCTTGCTGGCGGCGGTGCATGTGTTCTGGAACCGGGGTTATGAAGCGGCCTCGCTCTCAGAGCTGACCGCGGCGATGGGAATCGGAAAGAAGAGCCTTTACGATACCTACGGCAACAAGCGGGCGCTCTTCCTGCAATCGGTCGCCTACTACAGCGACCTCCGTCTCGAAAAGATCAGCCAGGTTCTCCTGAAGGACGGATCCCCGCTCAAGAACATCAAGGCATTCCTCGACCTGCTCAAGAAGGAGCACTCCTGCGAGGGCAGCAAGGGCTGTCTCCTGGGCACGAACATCGCCGACTTTGATACCAGTGATGCGGAAATCGCCGCGCTGCTCCGGCAGAAGCTGAACGAGTTCGAGGCTGTTTTCTACCAAGCCATCTCCAATGCCATCGAAGCCGGTGAAGTGGACGCCGCCTGCAGCGCGAAAACAGCGGCTCAGATGATGACCTGCGTGACCCAAGGCATGGCCCTGATCGGCCGCGTGAGTCATTCAAGCGACACCCTCGAAGGCGCCAAACAATCCATGCTCAACTTTCTCCGCCCCCGCTGA